Proteins from a genomic interval of Zingiber officinale cultivar Zhangliang chromosome 1B, Zo_v1.1, whole genome shotgun sequence:
- the LOC121967608 gene encoding serine carboxypeptidase-like 42 isoform X2, whose protein sequence is MECFRWQYLIIVAVMVVGKEVGGFPEEDLVARLPGQPKVGFAQYAGYVDIDVKTGRSLFYYFAEADGDADEKPLTLWLNGGPGCSSIGGGAFTELGPFFPRGDGRGLRINKKSWNKVSNLLFVESPAGVGWSYSNSTSDYNSGDESTANDMLTFLLGWYEKFPEFRSRDLFLTGESYAGHYIPQLANVLLDYNHHSSGFMFKIKGIAIGNPLLKLDRDIPATYEYFWSHGMISDEIGLRIMSECDFEDYTFSGAHNMSKSCNEAIEEANTVVGDYINAYDVILDVCYPSIVEQELRLRKYVTKMSVGIDVCMSYERRFYFNLPEVQQALHANRTKLPYPWSMCSGVLNYSDADGDINILPLLARIVKNKIPIWVFSGDQDSVVPLLGSRTLVRELAHDLQFGVTVPYSVWFYKGQVGGWVTEYGKLLTFATVRGAAHMVPYAQPARALRLFTSFVHGHQLPNSTYPPID, encoded by the exons ATGGAGTGTTTCAGATGGCAGTACTTGATTATTGTCGCGGTGATGGTTGTGGGAAAGGAAGTGGGAGGGTTTCCCGAAGAAGATTTGGTGGCGAGATTGCCCGGGCAGCCGAAGGTGGGCTTCGCGCAGTACGCAGGGTATGTGGATATTGATGTGAAGACCGGGAGGAGTCTCTTCTATTACTTCGCCGAGGCTGATGGAGATGCTGACGAGAAGCCTCTCACCCTGTGGCTGAATGGAG GTCCCGGCTGTTCTTCAATTGGAGGTGGTGCCTTCACCGAGCTGGGTCCATTTTTCCCTCGTGGAGATGGACGTGGTCTTCGAATAAATAAAAAGTCATGGAACAAAG TGTCTAATCTTCTTTTTGTTGAATCCCCGGCTGGAGTTGGATGGTCGTACTCCAATTCAACTTCAGATTATAACAGTGGGGATGAATCAACAG CGAATGACATGCTTACTTTTCTGTTGGGATGGTATGAAAAATTTCCTGAGTTTAGATCAAGAGATTTATTTCTAACGGGTGAAAGCTACGCAG GGCACTATATCCCACAGCTGGCTAATGTTCTTCTTGATTATAATCACCATTCTTCTGGTTTCATGTTTAAGATTAAAGGAATTGCC ATAGGAAACCCACTTCTCAAGCTTGATAGGGATATTCCAGCAACGTACGAGTACTTTTGGTCCCATGGTATGATATCGGATGAGATAGGCCTTAGAATCATGAGCGAGTGTGATTTTGAAGATTACACCTTCAGTGGCGCCCACAATATGAGCAAATCTTGTAATGAAGCTATTGAAGAGGCAAATACAGTGGTTGGGGATTACATAAATGCATACGATGTCATTCTAGATGTTTGCTATCCATCAATTGTGGAGCAAGAGTTGAGATTACGAAAATAT GTCACTAAGATGAGTGTTGGCATTGATGTTTGCATGTCCTATGAAAGGCGTTTCTATTTCAACCTTCCAGAAGTTCAACAGGCTCTTCATGCTAACAGGACAAAACTGCCTTATCCCTGGAGCATGTGCAGTGG TGTCTTAAACTACAGCGACGCAGATGGAGATATCAATATCTTGCCCCTACTCGCTAGAATAGTTAAGAATAAAATACCAATTTGGGTTTTCAG TGGTGATCAAGATTCCGTTGTGCCGCTTTTGGGTTCGCGAACGCTTGTACGGGAATTGGCTCATGATCTTCAATTTGGAGTAACAGTCccttatagtgtttggttttacaaaGGACAG GTGGGCGGATGGGTAACAGAGTATGGGAAGCTATTGACTTTTGCAACTGTAAGAGGGGCAGCTCACATGGTTCCATACGCTCAACCTGCGAGAGCTCTTCGTCTTTTCACCTCGTTTGTTCATGGCCACCAGCTGCCAAACTCCACCTACCCTCCGATTGATTAA
- the LOC121967608 gene encoding serine carboxypeptidase-like 42 isoform X1 has product MECFRWQYLIIVAVMVVGKEVGGFPEEDLVARLPGQPKVGFAQYAGYVDIDVKTGRSLFYYFAEADGDADEKPLTLWLNGGPGCSSIGGGAFTELGPFFPRGDGRGLRINKKSWNKVSNLLFVESPAGVGWSYSNSTSDYNSGDESTANDMLTFLLGWYEKFPEFRSRDLFLTGESYAGQQRIYIYKQHMPREYYFTFYIQTVTGHYIPQLANVLLDYNHHSSGFMFKIKGIAIGNPLLKLDRDIPATYEYFWSHGMISDEIGLRIMSECDFEDYTFSGAHNMSKSCNEAIEEANTVVGDYINAYDVILDVCYPSIVEQELRLRKYVTKMSVGIDVCMSYERRFYFNLPEVQQALHANRTKLPYPWSMCSGVLNYSDADGDINILPLLARIVKNKIPIWVFSGDQDSVVPLLGSRTLVRELAHDLQFGVTVPYSVWFYKGQVGGWVTEYGKLLTFATVRGAAHMVPYAQPARALRLFTSFVHGHQLPNSTYPPID; this is encoded by the exons ATGGAGTGTTTCAGATGGCAGTACTTGATTATTGTCGCGGTGATGGTTGTGGGAAAGGAAGTGGGAGGGTTTCCCGAAGAAGATTTGGTGGCGAGATTGCCCGGGCAGCCGAAGGTGGGCTTCGCGCAGTACGCAGGGTATGTGGATATTGATGTGAAGACCGGGAGGAGTCTCTTCTATTACTTCGCCGAGGCTGATGGAGATGCTGACGAGAAGCCTCTCACCCTGTGGCTGAATGGAG GTCCCGGCTGTTCTTCAATTGGAGGTGGTGCCTTCACCGAGCTGGGTCCATTTTTCCCTCGTGGAGATGGACGTGGTCTTCGAATAAATAAAAAGTCATGGAACAAAG TGTCTAATCTTCTTTTTGTTGAATCCCCGGCTGGAGTTGGATGGTCGTACTCCAATTCAACTTCAGATTATAACAGTGGGGATGAATCAACAG CGAATGACATGCTTACTTTTCTGTTGGGATGGTATGAAAAATTTCCTGAGTTTAGATCAAGAGATTTATTTCTAACGGGTGAAAGCTACGCAGGTCagcaaagaatatatatatataaacaacacATGCCTCGAGAGTATTATTTTACCTTCTATATTCAAACTGTCACAGGGCACTATATCCCACAGCTGGCTAATGTTCTTCTTGATTATAATCACCATTCTTCTGGTTTCATGTTTAAGATTAAAGGAATTGCC ATAGGAAACCCACTTCTCAAGCTTGATAGGGATATTCCAGCAACGTACGAGTACTTTTGGTCCCATGGTATGATATCGGATGAGATAGGCCTTAGAATCATGAGCGAGTGTGATTTTGAAGATTACACCTTCAGTGGCGCCCACAATATGAGCAAATCTTGTAATGAAGCTATTGAAGAGGCAAATACAGTGGTTGGGGATTACATAAATGCATACGATGTCATTCTAGATGTTTGCTATCCATCAATTGTGGAGCAAGAGTTGAGATTACGAAAATAT GTCACTAAGATGAGTGTTGGCATTGATGTTTGCATGTCCTATGAAAGGCGTTTCTATTTCAACCTTCCAGAAGTTCAACAGGCTCTTCATGCTAACAGGACAAAACTGCCTTATCCCTGGAGCATGTGCAGTGG TGTCTTAAACTACAGCGACGCAGATGGAGATATCAATATCTTGCCCCTACTCGCTAGAATAGTTAAGAATAAAATACCAATTTGGGTTTTCAG TGGTGATCAAGATTCCGTTGTGCCGCTTTTGGGTTCGCGAACGCTTGTACGGGAATTGGCTCATGATCTTCAATTTGGAGTAACAGTCccttatagtgtttggttttacaaaGGACAG GTGGGCGGATGGGTAACAGAGTATGGGAAGCTATTGACTTTTGCAACTGTAAGAGGGGCAGCTCACATGGTTCCATACGCTCAACCTGCGAGAGCTCTTCGTCTTTTCACCTCGTTTGTTCATGGCCACCAGCTGCCAAACTCCACCTACCCTCCGATTGATTAA